From the genome of Leptotrichia sp. HSP-342:
TATATTTCCAATTGCTTCTTTTGATGCCCATAAGACTGGAATTTCCTGCCCGTCAAAAATACCGCCTTTTCTAGCCAGCTGTTCAAATCTATAGGCATTCATTCCAACTTTTAATTTCATTTCAGGCGTTACTTTAGTCCCGTTGACTAACATCAGATTAGTAATTTTATTCCCTTTTTCATTTCTTAAATCAATTTTATATTTCACCCCGCCAAAAATATCAAATGTTACATATTTCCCGTTAGAACGTTCTGGATTATAGTGATACTCAGTATCTCCAGGCCGAATTGTATCAAAATAATCAGCAGACCATTCCATATAGTCTTTTAACTGTTTTCCAGTCATTTCGTAAATTGTAACATCCCCACCTGTGTAACGGTAGTTGTAAACTATGTCTTTTCTCTTAATTTCCCCTTTATCCAGTTTTACATTTTCATAATTGTATGCAAACGAAACAACATCTGCCCCGCTGTAATAAAGCTCAACATCAGTTATAAATGACGACAGTCCAGTATCTTTAGCAAAAGCTGCTGACACACCGTAATATTTTTCTTTGGGAACCATATCATTTAGTGTACTCCCTATTTTTTCATTTGCAATTCTGCAAAGCCTATTGTGAAAAGGTTTATAAATCTCTTCAATTTTTTTATCAGGTTCTTCATCTTTTACAGGAATAGTCGTAGAATCTTTACTTATTAATTTAATATTTTCATCCAATACTTCAAATTTTAGGTCTACTTCTGAAACAACAGTTCCATATCTATGAGGTTCTGTAATAAGAACACCGTTAATTATTTCCTTTGGTATATTCTGATGCATATGTCCAGCTACAATTACATCAATTTCAGGTACAGCGTTTGCTAAATCTCTTACTCCAGTTTCAGGAATTCCATTTTCATTTTCAATGCCCATATGAGCTACTACAACAATAGCGTTCGCACCTTCCTTTTTAAGTCTTTTTACTTGTTTCTGAGTTTCCTTTATAGGCGACACAAAATAAAAATCCTTCAAATAGCCAGTATCTTCTTCAAATTGTGCTGACATTGGAGTTGATAATCCAATAATTCCAATCTTCACGCCATCCTTTTCAATAATCGTAGAAGCATCTAAATATCTGCTTTTATCTTTTGAAAAATTGGTATCATTTTCAGCGTTTTCATTGTAATACAAATTAGCAGTCAGTTTTTTAAATTTCATATCTCGCAATATATTTGATAAAGTTGGCATTCCAAAGTTAAACTCATGATTTCCCGGTACAAAAATATCATAACCTATGTAATTTAGTATTTCTGGGATGGGATGTTTTGAAGCCATTGCAAATTTTTCTATCCAATTATCTTGAATCGCATCCCCAACTTCAACCAAAATCACATTTTTATTCTTTTTTCTAATTTTTTTCACCAATGTTGAAATCTGTGCATAAGAGCCTGACCTATCCTCTTCATCAGCTGCATAGTTCCAAGCAAGCACTCTACCATGAACATCGCTTGTTCCCAATATTTTTATACTTACTTCTCGTTTTATTAAAATGGTATCCGTATTTTCTGTTGTCATAATATCTATATTTCCTTTTCAGTCTTTTTATTTTCTATACTTAAAATTTTTTTTAACATACTAAATTCTCTTAAAATTAAATAAATTTGAGAATTAAATAGTTATAGATTTTGTGAACTGCATTTTACATTTATTTCTTCATATTTTTCCATTTTTCTCTAGCTTCAAAAATTGAAAATTCCCTGTCATATTTTATTTCATTTACTTCATCTTTTATATAAAAAATCTTTTCCAAATCAATCTCATAATCATTAGCAATTGCAATAATATAATAAAAAACATCAAATACTTCCTCTTCAATAGTTCCTTTTATATTTTTTCCATCATATCTCACATTTTTTCTAATATTTTCCGCAAGTTCCCCAAATTCTTCTATTAATTTCAAAATAAGCCTTTGTCCATTTTCCTTTTTATTTTGCTTAATTTTATTATCCTTTGTTTCATCCAGAGTTCCTTTTTCTATTCTTTTTATCAAATACTGCACTTCTTTAAGTGTCATATCATCACTATTATTTTTTTTACTATCCATAACTCAAATTACCTCCTTCTTTTATAACTCTATTTTTAAAAATACTTAAATTAATGTTTTTCTTTTGTTTAACAACTTGTTATTAATAAATACTTTTTCAATAATTTTTATATTTTTCTTTTTTTATAAAGCAAAGGGGAACAGTCGCCATCCCCTTTGCAAACCCGGATTGTCTAAGCATTTTTTGAAATAAAAACTAAACTCGCTTTTTAATAAAGACTATTCTTACCTCTTCAAATAATCTTAATTTCAATATTTTGAAAAAGCTCAGATAGTAGTTTTCATTCAAAAAAAATCACGACGTTTTTAGTTTATTTACAACAAGACAGTTTTATTTCAAGCAAAATTTTGTTAAAGAAAAAATAACTGTTTGAGATTTTGAAATATGTTTTGAATTATACACAGTTATTTCAGTTAAAATAATCTTGGTTCAAAATCGAGTTTTATTTTTTCTTTATAAGAAAGTTTTGCGTAAAGCGGGAGTGCAGAGGTATGGCGTCTGATACCTCTGCGTAAAAAAACTAATATTAAATAAAACAAAAAATATTTATTAATCAAAATAATTTTTAATTAAAGTATCATTTGTTTTTAAATTTTTTAAAAAATTAATATTTGAAGATTACGTTTGTAGATTTTGGTTTTCCTATTTCTTTTTTCTCTTTCAAATAATCTATAAATATTTTTGTATCACTTAAATGAGTATCTGTTCCACGTTTTTGAGCAGTGATTTTCCCTAATGTTGTGTAGCCATCTTTTCCTTTGGCTATATAAGAGTTTACAGCTAACATGTAGGATTTTTTAACGTCAATTGGTACCCATTTGTTTGCTTTAAAGTCAAATACTTCTATTTTTTTGACCCTTGTTCCAAGTTTTCCTTCTTTTGTGGCTTCATATCTAATTCCTGCACCATAAGGGAATGCTCCTGTTGAGCCTCCATTTAAGACATAGTCAATTGCATCTTCTAATGTCTGTTTCACTTCTGCACCTGTAATATCAGTTATGAATACTGTGTTTGAAGTGAAAGGCAATAATGAATATGCTAAATCATAAGTGAATACACCAGGATTTAGTGTAATTCTTACATTTCCCGCATTTACAATTACAAAATCAACATTTCCAGTTCCTGTATTTCTTAACTTATGTAAAACTGATTCAGCTACAAGAGTTGTTGCGAAAGAACCGTCCTTATTATGTTCATTTGGTACTCTGTTGTCTGAACCTCCTGGGATTTCTTCTGTAATTTTACCAACTGTACGTTTCCCAAGTTCTGTTTTTTCTTTTTGGTATCTTTCAAGAAGTTTTGCTAAAGCTGAATCATTTTTGATGGCAGCTATATTTTTATTATTTTTTATTGAACTTAAAATTTCATTTTTTTCTTTTTGATCTAATTGAACTCCTTTTCCTTCAGCATTTTTCACTTCAAAAAAGTCATCTCCAATTAAAACTTTTGGAGTTGGAATTAATTCAGTAATTACCCCATTTTTATCAAACTTTGCCTTCATTTGCCCTAATAAATATGAATAATTCCATGCTTCTGCAATATAAACTGGATTTCCATTAGGAGAATTCACTTTTTTAGGATAACTGTCTGCTTCTGGAACTAACCCAAATTGTTCAAATTCTTTTCCTAAAAGGTAGTGAGTATCCCCAGTTATAATTAAATCTACACCGTC
Proteins encoded in this window:
- a CDS encoding bifunctional metallophosphatase/5'-nucleotidase, coding for MTTENTDTILIKREVSIKILGTSDVHGRVLAWNYAADEEDRSGSYAQISTLVKKIRKKNKNVILVEVGDAIQDNWIEKFAMASKHPIPEILNYIGYDIFVPGNHEFNFGMPTLSNILRDMKFKKLTANLYYNENAENDTNFSKDKSRYLDASTIIEKDGVKIGIIGLSTPMSAQFEEDTGYLKDFYFVSPIKETQKQVKRLKKEGANAIVVVAHMGIENENGIPETGVRDLANAVPEIDVIVAGHMHQNIPKEIINGVLITEPHRYGTVVSEVDLKFEVLDENIKLISKDSTTIPVKDEEPDKKIEEIYKPFHNRLCRIANEKIGSTLNDMVPKEKYYGVSAAFAKDTGLSSFITDVELYYSGADVVSFAYNYENVKLDKGEIKRKDIVYNYRYTGGDVTIYEMTGKQLKDYMEWSADYFDTIRPGDTEYHYNPERSNGKYVTFDIFGGVKYKIDLRNEKGNKITNLMLVNGTKVTPEMKLKVGMNAYRFEQLARKGGIFDGQEIPVLWASKEAIGNIKGTIQNMMIDYIRDVKKGVIDGKSHNNWEIIGL
- a CDS encoding MazG nucleotide pyrophosphohydrolase domain-containing protein: MDSKKNNSDDMTLKEVQYLIKRIEKGTLDETKDNKIKQNKKENGQRLILKLIEEFGELAENIRKNVRYDGKNIKGTIEEEVFDVFYYIIAIANDYEIDLEKIFYIKDEVNEIKYDREFSIFEAREKWKNMKK
- the nadN gene encoding NAD nucleotidase yields the protein MKKLLLLGLTLALFSAPNLEAKTSRKSNSQSSSGAFELNVAHINDHHSHLEEEKMPLKLNGKTVTVHIGGLPRVAQAIKNFRQNNKNTLVLHAGDAVTGTLYYTLFEGKADAELMNAINFDVYTLGNHEFDDGNKFLKSFLDVLKIPVVSANVVPDKGSILEGKWKPYMIKNIGGQNIGIIGIDVVKKTKESSSPGDDIKFLDEIETARKYVNELQSKGINKIILLSHAGYEKNVEIGQKVDGVDLIITGDTHYLLGKEFEQFGLVPEADSYPKKVNSPNGNPVYIAEAWNYSYLLGQMKAKFDKNGVITELIPTPKVLIGDDFFEVKNAEGKGVQLDQKEKNEILSSIKNNKNIAAIKNDSALAKLLERYQKEKTELGKRTVGKITEEIPGGSDNRVPNEHNKDGSFATTLVAESVLHKLRNTGTGNVDFVIVNAGNVRITLNPGVFTYDLAYSLLPFTSNTVFITDITGAEVKQTLEDAIDYVLNGGSTGAFPYGAGIRYEATKEGKLGTRVKKIEVFDFKANKWVPIDVKKSYMLAVNSYIAKGKDGYTTLGKITAQKRGTDTHLSDTKIFIDYLKEKKEIGKPKSTNVIFKY